GCATGACGCTTACTTCGCCAGGCATCTGTGTAAAGCTTTTTAATTTGAGCGATCGCATAATCAAATGCTTGTAATGCTAATTCATCTTTGCTGCTGAAATGATTGTATATGCCTCCCTTTTGTAATCCTGTTACCCGCATGATGTCTGAAATAGATGAACCAGCATACCCCTGTTGGTTAAACAGTTCGGCTGCTTGCTGGAGAATTTTTGCTTTTGTTTCTTCGCCTTTAGACATTAAGATATTTCAGACCAGTGAGTCTGTTTAAGTTTAACCAGATGAGTAGCTTATGGTCAAGACCTTTACCATATATGTTACTTGGTGTCTTAGTGGTAAAAAATATTTTGAGTTAGTAGTAGAGACGGAAGAAACATTGCGTCTGTACATTAGTAGTTAGTGGTTGGTTGTTAATTATTTCCTATGCCCAATTACCAATTACCCATTACCGACACAAGCGGGTAGTATAAGTGTTCAAGCGTACACGATATAAATAATTGCCATTTTGGCAACTTTTAACGCTGAGAATAGGTACATTTAGTAAACATATGCCGTCCTTTAGCGAATTGCGAAAACCTCCTCCCCCGGTAGACAGCTAACTACCGGGGTCTTTCATTTATATCAAGTTCGCATGATTACTTACAATTCCCTTTTACCTCACCCCGCCTTCGGCACCCCTGTTCTTGCTAAGGAGTGGGGCCGGTGAGTTCCCCACTTCCCCATCCCTCAAATCCAGCGCCAATTATAACGATTCCACTCGTAAATACCTTGAATTTCGTACTCAGCGCCGTTATTGAAGCGAACAATGCAATTAGCACAAGATTTGTTACCATTTTGGACTTCATCAACTTGAATAACTATGCAAGGAAACCATTCCCGTGGACAGGGGCCATCATCTTGTACCCATTCCCATAGTGCATTGCAGACTTCTATGCGATCGCCTACTTTGAGATTTAATGTATTTTCTGAAGAATACTGATTAAAATGATACGGCTGAATCCGGTTGAGCCACTGTAAGCCGTAGCGATCGCGGATAAATTGTACATCTCCAGAGTCATTCTCACGTAGCCAGTCATTTAGTAGCTGCGCTTTCCATGAGAGGTTTTGTTCTTCCTGGGCTTTAATGTAACGTAAAAAAGCTTGTAACTCTTGTGGTGTCAACTCATCTAATGGGTTAGCTTGAACTAACACTTCTGGATGAGAGTTTCCTTGAATTTGCTCGACTATTTGCAGTAATATCTGTTTTTGCATATCAGTGAGAGGGCAGTTAGCTATTTCACAGCGATTAAAGGCTGTTTGCAATACTGCTTCAATCTCATCTGGTTTCATAGGTAAACAGTTATTAACAGGCTACTAAATCACATCCTATTGATTACTGATAGTAGTTTTTTCTCTAATCCTCTTCCAACTTGAAAGGGAACAGAGGGATATTATTCAGTAATTGACTGGATTTGATATTAATCTAATTATTACAAATTATATCTACGAAGACAGGGAAATATTAAAGGGTAAATAGGAAGAGAAAACAGACTGACGAAGCGGAATCGCGATCGCAAATTCTGTTCCTTCAGCAGCTATGGAAGTACCTTCTGGAACTGAGTCTAATTTCATATCTGCATCAATCCATGCCAGCTGCAAAGGGGTTTGTATTAATTTAAGTAACTTTTCTGCATGGACTGGCTTTGGTAGAAAAGCATTTGCTCTTGCATCTAAACTTTAGTCAACTAACAACTAACAAAACTTATCTGTTGCTGCAATCAAAGCACTAGTAATTCCTGCTTCACTCATAGAATGCCCAGCATCAGGGACAACAATAAATTCGGCTTCTGGCCAGGCGCGATGTAATTCCCAAGCAGAGATCATTGGGCAAACCACATCATAACGCCCTTGCACAATTACTGCTGGAATGTGACGAATGCGCTCAATATTTAAAAGTAAATAATCTTCTGGTTCAAAAAAGCCTTTATTCATAAAATAATGACATTCAATTCGTGCAAAAGCATCAGCAAATTCATTCTCACCAAATTTTTGCATTAATTCTGGATCTGGCAACAATCTGCTAGTACTAGCTTCCCAAATTGACCAAGCCTTAGCAGCTTCTAGCCTAATTTGCATATCTGGATTTGTTAAGCGTTGGTAATATGCTGTCAGTAAATTTCCACGTTCCGCTACAGGAATTGGTTTAAGATACTCTTCCCAAGCATCAGGAAAAATATAACTTGCTCCCTCTTGATAGAACCAGCGCAATTCTTTTTGTCGCAGCATAAAAATACCGCGCAAAATTAGCCCACTACAACGTTCTGGATGAGTTTCGCTGTAGGCTAAGGATAGAGTACTTCCCCAACTACCACCAAAGACAACCCATTTTTCAATACCTAAATGCTCTCGCAGTTTTTCAATATCATTAACTAAATCCCATGTGGTGTTTTCTCGTAATTCGGCGTGGGGTGTACTTTTTCCACAACCACGTTGGTCAAACATGATCAATCGCCATTTTTCTGGATGAAAATATTGTCGGTAATGTGGTGGACAGCCTCCACCAGGACCACCATGTAGTAAAACTATGGGTTTGCCTTGGGAATTACCTGATTCTTCAAAATGAATTGTGTGGATGTTTGATACTTGTAATTTACCTTCGTAATAAGGCTCAATGGGTGGGTAAAGTTCTCGCATTTTAAAAAAAGTTGATTGTTGGTGGTTGGTTCTTGGTAGCTGTAGAGTGTGCTAACACACCTTGAATTCTTGACGGTGCGTTGTGCTGTGCGACAACAAACCCTACACGCAAATCAAAC
Above is a genomic segment from Fischerella sp. JS2 containing:
- the pip gene encoding prolyl aminopeptidase yields the protein MRELYPPIEPYYEGKLQVSNIHTIHFEESGNSQGKPIVLLHGGPGGGCPPHYRQYFHPEKWRLIMFDQRGCGKSTPHAELRENTTWDLVNDIEKLREHLGIEKWVVFGGSWGSTLSLAYSETHPERCSGLILRGIFMLRQKELRWFYQEGASYIFPDAWEEYLKPIPVAERGNLLTAYYQRLTNPDMQIRLEAAKAWSIWEASTSRLLPDPELMQKFGENEFADAFARIECHYFMNKGFFEPEDYLLLNIERIRHIPAVIVQGRYDVVCPMISAWELHRAWPEAEFIVVPDAGHSMSEAGITSALIAATDKFC